TACTGAAACATACCCCATTGTCTGGTCACGCCAGTTAAGCAAACGACAATTAGCTCACTAAAGTGTTGGTTATCAAGCAGATCAAAACGCAATTAGccaggtttagtgtgtgttactCTTGCCAGTAGACCGAACAAACACTATTTTTATATTACTTCTCATGAGAGACTAATTGGTttgtttgttgttattttcatttgcGCATGTAAAGTTAGCCTGGTGAGCAAACAACGTTTTAACCGATTTGTCGAGGTTAAGTGTAGAAAAAACATTAGGACTCATCATCTGTAAAGCTCAGCTTTTCAGGGTGTGCGCCTTCCTAAAGGAAACAATTGGGCTTAAGTCTTTTGAAGATTTCTGTCCAAACGGGATCAACAACTCGTTCATTTACATCCAAATCAGTTTGATTCGGCTCTTCCCTGAAGATAAGCCGGATTTCTCGTTCCTCGAGCCTTACTAGCACAAACATCTTAAAACAGCAGTACAATCACTGTAAAGTAAACCGGGCAAAAGTCAATGATACATAATTCTAATTTATTCTAAACCACATCACACAGTAAGTTACTAGCTACTACAGACTCTGCAGTATTCACAAGTTTCATATAGACTCCTCGGTTTAAAAAAGAATCACAATTTTACACTAATACACCATGAATCATTCAGTTTattaaaaacgaaaaaaaaaaaataataataaacttatacTTAAACTTAATAAGACAACAATATGTGCTTACCTATTTCATTTGTACACtgaggctcgttggtctaggggtatgattctcgcttagggtgcgagaggtcccgggttcaaatcccggacgagccctgcTTTTCAGTTTTTCAAAACAATGTCTAATTTGATTGTTTACTATTGAGTGAACACATATACATTAaagcatgaagtgcattaaaacattttgatGAACACAAATCTGTTTTAATCGAAAGATCAAGCGATGTTTATTCAGCTGAGCTGAATGTGCCTCAGTGACGGAATGCAGCATGGCGCGTGTGAATAGCGGATCTGAGACAGTACTAATCACTCTGGTCTGATCGTCGTAGTTGTGAATATTCACAGGTTCCAGAGCGGCCATACTCACCGAGACAATCCGAAATAACATATCCCTCACCTTTGCAAGCTGGCAGCTCGGCCACTCCACGGAAAGGCGAGAAAATCTTCTCTTTGATTCGACTCGTCCTTGAATAGAATCCACTGACATGTGTCGGGACAAACCAGAATCATGAATAGACTGTTTATTGATCTTGCAATGGGCCATCAGCGGCCGAAACTGCAAACTGGAATTTTAATTGATGTGCATGCGAGTGCATAAATAAATCGGGATTAAGATCAAACAAACCAGTTCTTCCTTTTTTAATGGAGCCGGAATAATACAAATGCCTCAGGGGCTGCTAATCCGATCAACAGATCCTGTCATAATCGGAGGcctaatcatcaggttttataaGCATTGTGTGCTGTAAATAAGCGAcatcactacaaaaataaataaaccaacgaAGTCCTATAAAGTTACGACGGGtcttaaaataatttctaaataagTGAAACGAAACAAGTGTATTTTACTTTGCTGTAGTGCAATGCAGTGTGCTTTTCAAAGAGACTGGGAGCTGGACATGGGCTCTTGCGATTCAGTTTGACCTTTAGCTGACCTGTTGAAATCCCACAATTTCAGTACTATACATTTACACAATACGCCACAATCGCATTTTTACACCATAAAATTCACATAAACGGCAAATGTTAATTTGAGCAAGACACATTGaagattatttttaatcattcaaTTAAACCAACACTGTGGAACTGTTATCTAGAGCTATTTCAAAATGTGACGAGGAACCAACAGCCATAAGGTTTGAGGAAGGTATTCCCTTACAAAATGCCATTTAAGTAGTTGTACAGAAGCctaaacatattattatttaggCTATAAGTGTTCTGATGCCCTACATCTCTATAGAGGTTTAGAGTATTAGTATGAGGCATGAGAGAATAGAGTTAGCGATAGCAAATAGTATTCATATTCTTGTTGAGAGTGGCTCTTTACTATGAACCAGTCCAGTCATCAAAAAACTGGACTTCAGCAAATCTTTTATTCTGAACAACAGAAACAAGACAGAGCTACGGATGGAATCTCTAGAATCCACTGTGTAGTTCACCTGTTTGAAGAAGTCAGGGGCTTGTGCTTTCTTGTTTTGTGCTCTTTGACTTAATTGTCCTGATATTTTAGACAAAAGCTTAGCTTCAAGAGATCCTgtcttttgcatgtgtgtgtgtacaatgtaGACAATAAGACAGAGGAATGTGGAAACAGGTGATGAAACCTTCATGTTTGTGAAAGAATGAAATTGTAAGGTGTTATTAGACCACTTAACACTGAATACACACAGGCAGAAAAGACGTTTCTGTTCTAGACCGTGTGGAACAGCAAAGAAGATGTATGTTCAGTGAAACTGATTTGGTTTCTCCACTGAGAGTTTGAATCAACAGAGTCAAAGTTTTTAGATCTGATTAAATTAGGTCACAGACAACGCTGTATATGCCTGCAAGCATAAACTGAAGATcatttttgaaatatatgacTGAACTTAAAGGTTTTGGAAAaagttgtattttctttttcattgaaCACGAGGTGGCACTGCACATCAACTGGCTCTCACTGTGATTCACTCTTTCTTAGGGAACACTGAAATTTCAAGCACACTTTAAAacaatctttcaaaaacaatttaatagGACAAAGAACTTTACAAAAGAGCAAAATATCttattgtacatatatacattCCCTGTATAGTTTACAAATATACATCATCTTCAGTAAAACAggactacatacagtatacaaaTCACTTACCTACAAAACACTTGTATctaaaacacacgcacacacacacacacacacacacacacacacacacacacacacacacacacacacacacacacacacacgagaaacacaagaaacaaaaactaaaacaagcTGTCAATCGGATGTGATGTTTAAGGGAAGAAAAAGAGAGATAAAACAACAAATCTATCAGAACACCATCACATTCAGActcttctgttttttttacatttccatgtGGAGAGAGGGAACATGCCGAGGAAACCTGAGGGCAGTTACACACTCTCTTCCGAAGGTTCCAGATAATTCCCATGCTTCTTTTTATTCCAAGACCTTTGAACACACAATAAAACAGTTTGCTCTCACTGAGAGGATCTGGTTCCTATTAACTAAACTATACTCGCATAATTCAGTCTTTCTCTACAAACCATTCAGATCCACAGTCCAGAGCTGTCAGTCAGGCGCTGGAGAAATCTCAAGGCTGATTCATGACACTGTGATTTTTATCAGTGTGCTGGAGTGAAAGACAGGCTCAAATGTTTGGAATGGAATACTAGCTTATTGCTTCCTGTAGTATACTGTGCAGTTTATCAGATCAAATAATGAGGATGTCTGTGGGaatttgcattgtgggatacagtgtccagcatatacactactgtttaaaagtttggggttgagaGAAGCTAATCAAAGATAcagaacaaacaaatattttgagatattacaatttaaaataagtatttcctagttgattatattttgaaaatgtgatttattcaaagttgaattttgactcgtcttcagtgtcacatggtccttcagaaatcattctaacaggCTGACAAAAACCATTATCATCAATGTATCATCAAAACagcttttgtggaaaccatgatacattttttaaaggattctttgatgaataataggaagttcaaaagaacagcattcattggaaatataaatcttttgtaacattataaatgcctttactgtcacttttgctgCATTCTTGCTCAATAAAACTTAAAGGGGTAGTTTACctataaattaaaattctgtcattaaattGTTCCAAACCCACAAAACCTTCGTTAATTTATTTTACCTTTcgttaatttaatttatgttctGATGATTAACCAATGTCTTAcgagtttggaatgatatgagggacatgagaaacttttaaacagtatactatatatatatatatatatatatatatatatatatatatatatatatatatatatatatatattagtaataaactagtATACAGCATGCATACTATGTACTGTAGCAAAAGTAACCAAAGTACAACAGTATTCTATTTCGAACACAGCCTATCTCTTCCGATTAAACCTATCATTGCTACATTTGCTATAGAGGAGCACTACTGTCCCCTACAGGAGGCATATGGTATTGTATTGCATATTCAGGATGATGTTGAGGACAAATCATTACGAAGTATCATTCATTTCAGTGCCTGAACTACTGCCATCATTTGCATACACTCAGTCTTTCCCACAGGTAATGACAGGTAAAGAGCAAAGGACCATAAAACCAGAATTCAGAATTTCATGACTTCATAATAAACATGGGCAGCTTGACAGCATTTGTAAAAGATCAGAGATAACTGAACATAGATATTCTGTTTTATACATTGCCATTATCAGTGCTTAATTAAAATAGTACACAGGTTGACTGTTTATGTGGTGTTGAATCTATTGAAGTGTGTGTCTGTTATGGATCAAGCAGGTAGCTAGCGGGGCACTGAATGAATAGAGTATCTCACTCCTTTTGCAGTTCCAGTCACTGCAATCAATGCAGGTGCACTTCCTCCCTGTGCTATGTGTGCTGATACCACATACACACAGCAGCTGTAAGGGCGTCGAACTCATCCTGTCACACAAACCAGAACAGAGGAAGCTGCTAGAATGGCTGACACACAATGCATCTAGGAAGCCAGTCTGTTGATTTAATtagtttgataacttgtggtaaATATTGTGTTGCTAACGTCTGAGGAATGATGGAGGCTGTTTCAGTGCTCAGAAAGAATTGGACCTTTTTGTCAGTGTCGGTGATGCTACATTGTCACATTTGCCTGAGGCTTGACAGATATGTAGATAAGCCCGTTTGATCCTAAATGGTTGGCTCTGTGTCCTCGGGGCGTGGCTAATGAGGCATACTGGCTCAGTTGAGTTCAGTGGGCGTGGTCTGTGACCTCATCAGCGTGATCTGTGTGTCTGATCGGGTCAACCTGTACGCCGATAGACTCAGGTGTGTCCAGCAGCCGGGGCGTCCCCTAGACGGATGCTGCCGAGGAAGGTGGTGTGGTTGCTCATGGAGATAGACGTGTCCTCATACACCATGCGGATGGAGATCCTCTGGCGGGCTCGCAACAAACACACCCCCGCGGTGTAGCAGGTGTTGAACTTGCGCTGGCCGGTCTCGATGCTTCGCGTGCAGCGCAAGAATGGAGTCTTGTCAACCATCACCTCATAACTTGCAATGTCCGTGAAGTTCAGGTAATATACCtgttgcacgcacacacacacagaaagcaaATTGGGATAAtggttattgatttttttaatcatgtaaaaGTATGTTTCATTGTATTTGTATGAAAtgtatactgtatttatttgtgtataagcAGTAGAGTTAGTCCAGGGACTGTACTCACTTCTACCTGACTATATATAAAGTATGTTCCGTCAAGAAGGACTTCCAGCTCTCCAGAGCGTGAGTGCATTTTAAACACTCTCTGATGGATTGAGATCATTCTCCAATTTTTCAACACACCTTCTGACAAATCTCACAAACAGACACCAGTAAATACTCAATCATCTGTTATGACAGTAGTGATACATAGTTAAGACACACACACCAGGGCTCAATTGTAAGGAGGTTTTTCTCCAATTTCTACTTGCCTTGTCAACTTTTTCACTGACCCTAACACCAATAAATCATACATTTTCATTGatcatttcattattaaaaacattcaataaataaataaataaataaataaatacataactcacacacacattaaacaactggaaatattactacaatttaaaagatgttttttatttattttcaatttaaaatgtgatgcaaaatagcagcatttatttaaaatcatttttatttccaattattttgtaacattctaaaaaatgtctttacctttaaaatgtctttatccTTAAATGTGTCCTTGTTAAAGCAGTCTTAATTTCTTACTGACTCCAGatttttgaattgtagtgtaaTTTTTCcgcagcaaatgttcatttttatttatttatttattttacaaagaaCATTTACCATAACCTGCGGGCCATCCTTATATTTGAGCCCTTCTTACAACCTTTAATAAATGAAAGTCATTCCAACACACAATATCAATAAGCACTGTGGAGCATATGTATGTAGTTGTGTGTATGTGGGGATCATTATTTAACTCTTACCTTCTTTAACCTGGATAGTAGTTTCCTGACCTTGAAGATGCACAACAGCTGGCTACAGAAACATCAGGTTTAAATTCACAAATTCTAAAAACTCATTTACTCTTGATGCACAGACTCATTAGCATGTTAAAAATGTGTATCATCTACACGTCAAATACATCAAAACCTTTTTACTGAGAGAATATAACATGTAGAGATGAGCAGGGTGGCAGTGGAGATCAGGAGATGGTGCTCACCTGTGTCTCTCTGTGCTTGGCTTTTTCTGCACTACCTGTTGACACACAGGGGAAAGAATTGTGTTGCTTTTGGTCTGTTATTAGTTGCTTATGATCTATTCACACCAGCTGTGAATGTTTGCTTACATCTTTCCAGCAACAAGCCTTTCAATTTAAACAATGAATTCCCATGGATTGCAAATCTTTCAAAGCAATGAAACAACATTTCAGTTGATTTTGCAATTGTGTTGTGTTGCTCTGCCTTTAACATTGGCATAATATGGTAATAcatttttggttgcactttattttacagtacgtgtactaacatgtacttatagtgtacctacagtgtatttatctaagaaagttctggtaatacaaggtaactacatggggtagggttaggtttaggggtaggttcagggttagtacctagttaatacatagttattgtaattactataataagtacatagtatgtacatgaggaacaggactgtaaaataaagtgctaccaaatttTTTCTTCCCTGTTAAGATGGGACCTGAATTTGTCCACtgggaattgattggatcatTGTCGTTTGCTATTGCTGCGATCTTATGTGAGTGACAGTTTGCGGAAGGAAAGAGTTTATTGTCAGAGAAGAGATGTTGTTGCAAAGGGGAAGTTTTGATtcaattttgattaaagattataagGGCACAGAAATTTAAAAAATGGCATTCCATAAACAGGGAattgtccattttgatttcatggtgactttaaacTTGCAGCTTGCTGTGACTGCGTGCAGAGACAATTGACTGTATTAACCTGGGGGTCCCTGTGGTCCCGGTGGCCCTGTGGGTCCGGGAGGTCCAGGTGGGCCAGAGGGGCCCATTGCGTTACTGCCTGGGATACCCGGGATCCCTGGTATTCCAGGAGGACCAGGTGGGCCTGGAGGTCCAGGAGAACCAGGGGGTCCTTTCTTgcctaaagaaataaaaaacagacagaaaaaaacgaaaaaaaaaaacattgaggaatGAAATTTAAGtctataaacaaaaacattaaagcacTAGAAACAACTGATGAAATACAAAACAAACCGCCACATTTTTTAATAACAGAGTGAAAATGATGAAATTACCTTTTTTCTTCTCTCCTTTCTTCTTTCCATTAGTTTCTGGAAGAGGTATAAGCAACAGGAAAAGATAATCAGTCAGAAATGTATCATTTTACATGCAaaatcacaaatgcaaaaaatgttCCTCCTGGGCTGCTGCTTGTTCCTTCCACAAAAGAAATTGATTTAATCAGACTGTTTATATGTTTCAAAGTAGCTAAACCAATAATGACACTCACATGACCACAGAAAAACAAACCCCAAATGTAATTTGGAGGACAACTGCTTAGGCTGGTGTCTAcagttatcacacacacacacacacacacacacacgcttctcACTGTACAACAAACTATAACACTGAAGCaacaaatgtactgtatttacAAATGATATCCTATAagagtgtctttgtgtgtgtaaatgtgtaacAAATCCAACACAACCGTAATAAACAAGTCTGACAAAATCTACTGTTTTATAGTTTAAAATCtagcctaaacacacacacacacacacacacacactgagtctCAGGAGACAGATCTGTGTTCCTAAGGTCTGAGGTCACTCTTGTGTTTGCATTGGCTAGTATTTGGGGGTCTTTTTTGCAACAAAACTACTTCAACACATTTGTAAATGACTGCTGCTTTCATTCTGTTGTCTGGTGGGCTTCGCACGCGATATTTCTTTTTCTCAAAACACAGAATATCAAAAGTGAAAAGAAACCACTTGCTGCctttaatcttttcttttaatcttcctttttttctcattatttgaaaaacaacCGAAAGGGGGGGAGGATTGCAAAATGCACATACATAAAATCAagcaaacacaacaaaaaccAAACATGACACACACAGTAAGCATGCAGCGAACTTGACCTGCCTTCAGTACCTCCCTACAGATGTTCCTGTcttttttataaaacaatcaGGGATGAACTCACCagataaatgtttatttctttcttttattcacaTATCAGGGTGCAATTAGCACAGTGATTTTACTGGCCATAGAGAGCAGATCGATAAAATGGTTAAAgaattaaattcatattaaaatggTTGTTTGTGTAAATGTTCTAGTGATCATTGAAGTGGAAACTGTAGCCAGACTGACTTTGTGTTCCTGCACTAACAACACAGTACCGACACAATGGCCCATAAAGATGCATTAATTGGAACTGTCAGGGGCTTCACacatcaaatgtttaatatttcaaTCATTTCGTTTTATAACTTAAGTGTATTTAAGTTGCGGGTTTTcaaaataaagatgaaaatgaaataaacatgcaAACTCGACAGACAGTTTTAGTGAATTCTGTTCTCAGTATGCACAAATCATCCAGCCCACTTCACAAAGCCTTGATTTGTTTTGTAAAACCTTTAGTCTTTACTTCTACTCCAAAAAtggtttttatgtttgttttataacCCCCTTacacatttacttatttaaacaattttttgcAAACCGTTCCAGCAGCTTTTGCAAATCCACTAACCTGATTTACGAAATGTTTGCTCAACATAAGGAAAATATCAGAGTTTTATAAATCTCAGGTTTTGTGAAACTGTCGAACCAGTGGCAAAGCAGATTTCTAAACAGAGTGAATGAACTCCCTCTGGTGGAGATGACCGCGAGCCTCAGAGAGCGGACATCAAGAGAAGCATCAGGAAAAGGTACATTTATATTGTAGTTGAAACGTCTGAATGTAGATGCAActgagatatttaaaaaaaagcaactaAAATAATTATACGACAAGcataagtgttttgaaatgttgaaatataaataaaacaaatataaaaagtgGTCTGCATGTGCATGATCGTCAAAAGAATTTTGAGGGTGGGTTACAGGACATTAGATAtgtctgtgtttgttttaaatgggagaaaaaaagaaagagtggTAAAAGTCTTTAATGAATGGAACAAATTAGCATCAAAGACAGACAATATTGGAACCATATTTCACACCAAACATGcagctgcacacacaaacacagcgaaCCCCAGCTGTACAAAAGTTCATGTTTATGAGGCCATAAAGTAAGCGAGTTTGTGTATGTCCACGTGCAAGTGCTTTGACCCATGAAGCTGAGAATGGGGAAGATGACAGTATGTcttttgatcacaagaataaattcaaAATGACTTCCTTATTAAATCATGCAAGTACACACAGATGCTCACAGACCTTTGACACTAGATGGAATAACTTATAACAATACTCATGTTACACAGGCTAATGCTTGGATTTTATACTCAAATCTAATCAATTAAAATTTGTGGTCAACATTTCAACATTAACATTCATACACTGCTATCAAATTTACACAGATTTACATCTCAGCATATTACAGGCGTTGTTTCCATCCAAGTGCATCTGTGGCACACCTGAGTGTCACTACTAGTGTGTGTAAGAATTTCATGTATAATTTAATGCacaagactcacacacacagacacaacaaTAATCTGAAAAACactgggtctcattcactaatgAATAAATCGTTTTACTAATGTAAATGTGCTTAAATGACTTAAAAAGACAGCAATGGGAAAGTTTGTTGTTCTCAATACCAGTTGAACCACAATCATTTGCTTTTGTGTTTAAATTGATAATTTGCCAAGATGGGCGTTTTTAAAAAAGAAGTGCATTTGACCGTTCACATGCGGTCACAATACCACAAGATAATATTGCACAACTCTCTGAAATTACAAGTTATTGGGGTAAAACATGACAAACTGCTCTCAGGACATCTCTATTTTCTGTAGACctcatatttttgtttaatcGCAGAAAAAGGAGAGATTTCAGTGAAAACACTCAGTGGTTTTGACATCCTTCACCAAAATCCATCACTTTTCAGTTGGTAGTATATAATAGTACTAATAGTAGAAATAACACTAATAATTCACTAGTACTacttatacaataaaatattttaatcttcTTCTTTGTATGGTATATTCAGGTTGAAATTTGATGAAGTAGAATATGACTAAATTGAAACAAAGAAAGCTAATTTCTTAATATTCAAAGTACAACCTTTTATGTCATTCCTACAATTTGCAATAATAAATACTTTAGGATATCATATAATTCCTTACTGATCCACAGACACATTATAATAAGTGCATCTGATTTGTCAACTGTATATGTATCATCATCAGTAACCTTGCTCTCCAGACATCTGCTTCAGCATTGTTTGAGATGGCATGTGTATGTAGTATGCGTGCAAATTATCTGTGTTGTATCTGTATTTATTTTGGCACATGATGCACACAGGTGCAAAAGCTGAAACAGTAGAACTCCCGATCAGAGCCAGTGACTGCACAGCCATAATCAAAGCCAAGACCACCTGCCAATCAAACTGCTGCCAACTGGAGCCAATCACGGCTGTGGAAAGAGGAGTAGATAATCAAAGCTAGAGTGAGAGAGGAGCAATATCAGTTTGTTAGAAGCTACTAGAATGGAAAAAGGAGAAGGATTTTGTGTATAAACTACTGGTATGCACAGCATAGCCCAATAATGAGTAAGATGGAAGGAATGaatgagggggagagagagagtgagaggtaGCATGATCAAATGAAGGAAATGCATCTCATTCTGAACTCTAAACCACATGAAAGAGAAATCGCTGGCAATCTCACAGACTTTATACTCacgtactgtatacacacatacacacgcacacacacaagcatgcacggacacacacacacacacacacacacacacacacacacacacacacacacacacacacacacacagtcttaatTTAAGCTCTAAATTGCATGAATATCAACACACACAAAAGAGATTTTTTTACCTGAACGTTTGCTACGATGAATGACTCTCTCCAATCCTCTTGTGTGTTCATCCCTCCATCTGCTCTGTGAAGATGAAGGAATAAGTTTTTTTTGATGTACAGTGCAGAAGAATAAAATTAATTCATGGTGCTGTTTCAAAGCATTTTACATTTCAACTCCAGCTTGAATTTGAGCCAAGGCATGATCAATGAAACTAATCCACTTcttcataaaataaatgtcacCATGTAAACTAAAactacacatgcacaaacacacacacacacacacacacacacacacacacacacacacacacacacacacacacacacacacacacacacacacacacacacacacacacacacacacacacacacacacacacacacacacacacacacacacacacacctctgctgAAAGACAACACTCTGAACATAATGAACATAATGTGTGTGTTGAGAAACCCTGTGGATTTACAGCAGTAAGGCATTCCAGTGAGATGAtccagcacacaaacacacacaaaatcccataaacttaataaattatttagaaaGGAAATACCTTTCTTATCATTATCTCGCATATGAACAGAGTAATAGCGCTGCAAACcttaaacacacaaacagaggAAGCACGGAGATTCTTACTGAACTGATGAGGTTGAAAGAGTACAGACTTTCTCTTCCTTTGCTTCTGCATGTTTTCCTTCCTTTCATATTTTTCTTCATACTTTCCTTCTtgctttttcattttcttttctttctttattcattcatttttttattttaatttcttcctTCAATTTTCCTTTCTTCCTTCTATTTTTCTCTCTTCgttacatttttctttcttcctttcattTTCTCCCTTCCTTAATTTTTTCCGTTTCCTTCTTCATTCCTTccgttttttcatcttttttgctTTCCATACAGTTTCCCCTCCATTTTTTCCTTTccatttcttcctttctttcctttGCTTATTTGTCTTTATTTCAGTTCTTTGCATATAAAACACTCCTATTGTATCTGTGACTCTTTGAGATTGCAATAAGAGATTGTTCAGGCAGACGgtggagatacacacacacacacacacacacacacacacacacacacacacacgcagctcATCATACATCTCAAATTCAGGGATAACTATCAGGTCAGGACAGTCTGGAGTTCCCATGTATGTTTAAACACAGTGAATGAAAAGGTTGAGAGAAGAGGAACTCTGGGTCAGTTGCAAGCAGCACATTATCTGTGTCTGTGTCAGAGACAGAGAACATGACCCTGCTGTTCTTCACAGTAGAATCACATTACAAGACCTAGACTGCCATTGTCATCTTCATAGCTTGATTGCAGAATTGTTTAAGAGAAAGGATTctgaattaacacacacacacacacacacacacacacactcataaagcAGGGTTAGTGGGGTCATGCAGCTGTGTCTGGGAAAAACTCTTGTTATTTATGTGATTAGAGAAGCCACTAAATCACAAAGTTCAGCCCCAGAGTGCACTGGGTGTCAAGTGTATTACATTCATCCACGTAAAACATTGACACGTAAGTGTGAAtgcgagtttgtgtgtgttttaaccaGTAAGATGACACTTTTAGATCTGTAAACACCTTGCTGTgtcacattttgtttttttaaatcactttgtGTTTGAAATCAGACACTGTAGACCTGTCTTCCTGCCAGAGGATGTTCCAGACTTTGGACATGGTGTTCTGGAtcaaagtctgtgtgtgtgtgtgtgtgtgtgtaagagagacaGCATTGAAAACATTTCTCCAAGCTTACAATGATCTGTTTACTTACAATTATGATAAGCAACAAAAGAAAGAGAGTATGCAGGTTTAATTACATGTACTTTAGGGACCAAATAGACCAAATCTCCCAAAACCTGCCTTTGGGGACATCTGAGTTGCCATCAAAAGTAAAAGGGATTTATAAATAAAGCTAAGTATTTGTTTCTAATATAAAACATGCAAATGTTTTCTTTAAGACGTACGGTTTGGGTTAGActgcagtaattataattatctttaaatataaacattagtGGTCTGTCTATTCAGTATGTCCTCATTCAgcaagacgtgtgtgtgtgagaaacatcTCTGTGCAGTCTAGACCTCGTAACTCGAGTCTAGTGCGAGATATCTCATCGgtctcttttacacacacaca
Above is a window of Carassius carassius chromosome 4, fCarCar2.1, whole genome shotgun sequence DNA encoding:
- the LOC132139588 gene encoding ectodysplasin-A-like isoform X3; this translates as MLTDLHAAMVPKREPAKLEERERTQTACECQSQCNNCKIFLSLFILSLSLHLVTLFCYLDLRSELKREISQKNKDEVSSAGPVPHDEAAAPVLRLPDTDHPTTDVQSRWRDEHTRGLERVIHRSKRSETNGKKKGEKKKGKKGPPGSPGPPGPPGPPGIPGIPGIPGSNAMGPSGPPGPPGPTGPPGPQGPPGSAEKAKHRETQPAVVHLQGQETTIQVKEEGVLKNWRMISIHQRVFKMHSRSGELEVLLDGTYFIYSQVEVYYLNFTDIASYEVMVDKTPFLRCTRSIETGQRKFNTCYTAGVCLLRARQRISIRMVYEDTSISMSNHTTFLGSIRLGDAPAAGHT
- the LOC132139588 gene encoding ectodysplasin-A-like isoform X4 translates to MLTDLHAAMVPKREPAKLEERERTQTACECQSQCNNCKIFLSLFILSLSLHLVTLFCYLDLRSELKREISQKNKDEVSSAGPVPHDEAAAPVLRLPDTDHPTTDVQSRWRDEHTRGLERVIHRSKRSETNGKKKGEKKKGKKGPPGSPGPPGPPGPPGIPGIPGIPGSNAMGPSGPPGPPGPTGPPGPQGPPGSAEKAKHRETQPAVVHLQGQETTIQVKEEGVLKNWRMISIHQRVFKMHSRSGELEVLLDGTYFIYSQVYYLNFTDIASYEVMVDKTPFLRCTRSIETGQRKFNTCYTAGVCLLRARQRISIRMVYEDTSISMSNHTTFLGSIRLGDAPAAGHT
- the LOC132139588 gene encoding ectodysplasin-A-like isoform X1; translated protein: MLTDLHAAMVPKREPAKLEERERTQTACECQSQCNNCKIFLSLFILSLSLHLVTLFCYLDLRSELKREISQKNKDEVSSAGPVPHDEAAAPVLRLPDTDHPTTDVQSRWRDEHTRGLERVIHRSKRSETNGKKKGEKKKGKKGPPGSPGPPGPPGPPGIPGIPGIPGSNAMGPSGPPGPPGPTGPPGPQGPPGSAEKAKHRETQPAVVHLQGQETTIQVKEDLSEGVLKNWRMISIHQRVFKMHSRSGELEVLLDGTYFIYSQVEVYYLNFTDIASYEVMVDKTPFLRCTRSIETGQRKFNTCYTAGVCLLRARQRISIRMVYEDTSISMSNHTTFLGSIRLGDAPAAGHT
- the LOC132139588 gene encoding ectodysplasin-A-like isoform X2, which gives rise to MLTDLHAAMVPKREPAKLEERERTQTACECQSQCNNCKIFLSLFILSLSLHLVTLFCYLDLRSELKREISQKNKDEVSSAGPVPHDEAAAPVLRLPDTDHPTTDVQSRWRDEHTRGLERVIHRSKRSETNGKKKGEKKKGKKGPPGSPGPPGPPGPPGIPGIPGIPGSNAMGPSGPPGPPGPTGPPGPQGPPGSAEKAKHRETQPAVVHLQGQETTIQVKEDLSEGVLKNWRMISIHQRVFKMHSRSGELEVLLDGTYFIYSQVYYLNFTDIASYEVMVDKTPFLRCTRSIETGQRKFNTCYTAGVCLLRARQRISIRMVYEDTSISMSNHTTFLGSIRLGDAPAAGHT